ATTCTTTATTACAACCAGTTCAATTTCAACCATCGTCGTTACcttgtaagttaattctatatcgaagaggttgcgatcgatttctgtaacttcataaatatgttTAACTAACTCCTTAAAAGTAaggttagtttgtaccaaacttgatcttgattgtgagccatttgaaatccatttccatGAGACTTCATTATTTTTCTATAatccatcacataatattacaatgtTTTTTGATGAAATCTGAATAAAAAATACGacaaacaaacaaatataaattattggtattacttaaattaaaatattatataagaaaattaaaatcTGAAAATTCGACGCTCTGTCTGAAAGTTCGACAGTCTTTCTAAAAATTCGATAAGTGGTCGAAATAAATGACATGCTGTTGAAAAATTCGACatgtggtctaaaatttagactggTGGTCGAAAATATACTACGACTAGCCTGAAATTTAGACAACTAGTTTGAAATATCAGACAACCTGTCAAAAAATTAGATAGGTTGTCGAAAAATTCTGGGTTTCTCTGTCCTCAAAAATGTCTGAAACCACCATTAATATATttagattttcaagctttaagctcCATAAAACTCCGGAAATAAACCCAATTCCTTACTAATACTTTTAATCtactaaaaaaaatcattttacacttttaatccacaaaaacaacatcaaatctaatttttaataaaaactcaTATAAACTAACCTTGTTGACGAGATTTGTGGAGAGGCGTGGTGGCGGTTGTGAGGTCTCTCAGTGTTCTCGTCCCGTGTACAGTTTTTCAgcgtgatttttttatgaccgtgtatattttagctatttagagcatcctacaaatttttagaccgtttacgggtcgagaaacactgagagctccACCGGTAGACTTAGAGTGAAGCCCATATAGAAGAATTGtcttatatatatatctttaaatTTAGATATGGTAGGAAGAGCTTAATTTTACAATCTTATTGTCTCAAATCTactcaaaattatttatttatataatatattgttAATTCTTCTGAGAAAatattatgttatttttaataaatataatagtatcttattattttttgtaatgtGAATCGTAATTTTATTTTAAGGAAAATTGTAACTTATAAGAGCATCTCCAATGTTCAAATGGTTGGCTTAAATGCCcatcttaaaaaaaatacaaattttaatattttatttagttaatataattgtttattaaaattaacaaaagaaaaagaaagcaacGTTGCCAAAAGTGGGCAACGTTGCCAAAATTTTAAGTTGAAAGTACTCTCTTTTGTTGACTTTGGCAGCCATCTCAATATGAGTACTCTCTTTGGCCACCCCGGTTAAAGATGCGCTAATACGTGTTTTCCCCGCCAAAATAAAAAACTACAAAACATGTGCATTCCTCAATATTAtatccaaaataataataatttaaaaaattgtgGAAGTTCCCGCCATAGCCAAAAGCCAAACCAAAAACCCCTCAACTTGAATTCTGTACAGATCCACTTAAATGTTTTCCACCAATCAAATTCAAGCATGTGGAATCCAACGGTTCACAATTAAAACGTACTCGAGACGCGGATCGCGTTCTGATCCAACGGCCAGTTTAAGACAACTCCACATCTATAAATATTCCCCAAACTCAAGCAGAAAGCAACAGCCATTTCACGAAAGAAAAACTTAACCATTTCAAGAGAGAAAGAAAGCAAGCAAAAATGTCTGGAAGAGGGAAAGGAGGAAAGGGTTTGGGAAAGGGAGGAGCCAAGAGACATCGTAAGGTTCTGAGGGACAACATCCAGGGGATCACCAAGCCGGCAATCCGCCGTCTGGCAAGGCGTGGTGGCGTCAAGCGTATCAGCGGTCTCATCTACGAGGAGACCCGCGGCGTCCTCAAGATCTTTCTCGAGAACGTCATCCGTGACGCAGTCACTTACACCGAGCACGCTCGCCGGAAGACCGTCACCGCCATGGACGTCGTCTATGCCTTGAAGAGGCAAGGCCGAACTCTGTACGGCTTTGGAGGCTGAGGAGTCAATCTTTCTATTGTTAGGTTTCGACAGTTCTCTATTTGTGAATGGTGAAAAATGTTTCGAATTGTGTAATTATTTGATTTCCAAAATGAATGAAGCTTTTCGAAGTATTCTTACACCAATTTTGAGTTCTTATGCAATGGCTATATGTTTGGTGTTCCATTCTTATATGTTCGAAGATTTTGGTTTCGCGGTTTGAAAGATTGAATTTTATTCTATCTTTAGTTGAGTATAATCTGGTCATTACCGATGTTTATAATTTTGTGAGTGCGAAACTGCCCTgccttaaaataaatattatttcagaTTCGCCGCAATCTGAAAGGGGTTTTGGGTACGAAAGAATCTgaaaaattaatttgaatttcaatGGCGTCAATATGGTTGTAATTTCTTAAGAGGGCAGCAAGATTTGGATGTAGGCATTTGGTTAATGTGAACAAGTGTCCCTTCTTGGTAGACAATTTCTTAATATATTTAGattttattgaataatttttgtCGTTGATGCTATTTCTTGTTGAAGATCAATTTAATCATCCACATCTGGCGAAAATCAAAACTTATGATGCCTTATTATTTGTATGTTAGGGAATAATTTTACATGTTGCAAAGATGAAGATATGAAATGCGCCATTTTGATACATAAACAAAAGCTGGGCTCAGAACTCTGAACGAATGAATAAATCCAAAACTCATATAAATGTGTGGATGAAGAGCTTAAAACTCAGAATAAATAAAGAGGTCAGAATTTTGATCCAACCAAGAGCTCCAAACTCTAGATTAATGAAAAGCTTAAACCTCTTAAGGAAGAGCATAAAGCTCTGTTCAAATATAGGAACTCTAAGTTTCGTAATATGATATGATAGTAAGTGAAAGGGTGCAGGAGGAGAATAACTGCTATGCATCCAcgttttaaaaaaattgatttgaaggAATGGGAAAGAAGTGGGGAACAGGAATTATAAAGAACAACTACCACTAATCAATTGTTATTTGCTTGATTGTGGATTGAGAAGTGAGAATCATTGACTAACTTAATCATCAAactaattttttgcaaaattttgACCCGAACAGTTTCATACTTAAGAATATGTTAAGGTGCCACTTGGGGCTAGTTCTAGTTGAGAAAGTTATAgttttaggtaaattttgagtcGAACAGTATCGTACTTAAAACATTTTAAGGTGTCAGTTAGGGCTAATTCAGATTGTTGGGTGTATAAGTGTGTGGAGAGACTTTAGTATTTCACTTCTTTATTGTATATTAAAAAACATGTAAAGGTATGAATTCAAGATATGAATATATAAATTCTTTTAATGAGAATTTTAGCTTCAAAGGAAATATTCGAAATTGAAAACGAAAGTTAGCCATTACATATATATGAACAGATTAAGAGGTGAAGCAATCCTTAAATATATAGCTAGTTCAATACAAATTGTTTTCAAATTTTCGTATTAATTATACAGATcatttattaacttattatttttttaaactttataATCTATTAAATACAATTTTTCATATACAATATACATACATATGATTGTTAAAAGATATTGGGCATTTTGCTGTAAGTTATgaacaaattttttttgttaCTCTATCGCATTATATGTGACCATTATTCTCAAATTATCCTAACGGCATCTCCAACCTATAATACTATATATGGTGTTACAACGAcaacaaaactaaaaaaatttagtactatattttttttccattccaaCCACAGCACCAAAACTTACACCACAatatatattctttattattatattatttttcaaaaacatataattataatatatacatttaacaagttttattagtattatatataaaaaataaaataaatatactaaATAATTTTTTGCCGTGGTATACAGTGCCACCTCAAATTTTGTTAGGCAACAAACTCCAATTGGTTATGAGTCAGTTACTTAACAGCTGGTTTGTTGTAACAGAATGAGCTGTCCAATTCTGTTTTGCTAACAGAATTCAGTTGCCCATTCTTTCTTTGTTCGAAGCTCCTTTCAGCTTCTTCTTGTAATGTATATATTCCTTTTCTATTCAATAAAGAACTATCATAATTCAATTCTTCAAAAACTTCTTTTACTTAGTTTCTTAACTGGTATCAGTAGACcaaggtttttttttctttctgaagcTTCATTAATGGCAGACTCTTCTTGCAGCAATCCAGAACTTGGTGCCTCTCAGCCCAATCCTGGAGGGATAATCCACCTGCTTCTCCGGCGCTTCCTGTACCACCTCCGACGATGGCTTTACCGGCGAACATGGTAGCTCTGAATCTACGTCTGAATCGTACGAACTACTACATATGGCGTTCTTAAGTTCTGCCTATTGTTTGAGCACATGATCTTGAAGGATTTCTCACTAGTGAACATGTCCGACCACCACCTACCATACCAGATCCCTCAAACCCATCTCGTCTGGTTCTGAATCCTGAATTCAATTCCTGGCTGCGCATCGATCAGATCCTCATGAGTTGGCTATTCAACTCAATGTGAGAGGTTATGCTTGGTCATGTAGCCAGATGCGTCTCTTCAGCACACAGGTCTGGTCTGAGTTATCTCAACTTTTTTCAAACACTTCCAAAGCTAGAATCCTTTACCTTCGAACTCATCTCCAATGTACAAAAAAAGGCTCCACTCCTGTGGACGAATACATTCTCAAGATGAGGTGCCTAGCTGATGCATTGATGGCTACTGGTCAGATAATCACTGATGATGAGCTCATATTATACATTCTTGGCGGCTTAGGACCTGAATATGATTCGGTCGTAGTTAATCTTACAACCCGAGCGACTGTTTCGATACCAGACCTGCAATTCTCTCTTCAGTCATGAAATGAGACTTGAATAACAACATTCTGCTGCTACATTGGAACTTCAAAATCCTACTGCCAACTATGCTTCCTTCAACAAACGTTTTGGTAACACTCTGAATCAGAGTAATCGTTGTCGTGATTTCAACGCTCGTGGCCGAGGCATTCGAACCAATGGAGGTCGAAGTTCATACAACAACAATCGCCCAATATGTCAGGTTTGTGGCAAGCCTGGTCATATTGCTCTGAAATGCTATCACAGGTTCGACTTGAGCAATCAAGTAAACTTTACTTCTGCTGCATCTGAGTCCGACAACCAAACCACAACACCTCAAGCTCTCCTTGCTACTCCAGCTACAGTGGGAGATGCAAATTGGTATATGGACAGTGGTGCATCTCATCATGTCTCTTCTGATCCAACcaattgatggacccaaaacaggtatgttttaaatatttataaatcgcaagcgcacgaatcgttcatatagaatagtgatcgtgtaagtaaggatgtcgaacccaaaggagttgtctaaaatcgaaaagaaaactattttaaaccaaaattaataaattttaacctagcatcaaagattgatgagaatttgtaacaataaaaataaaaatgaaagacaataatatagaaattaaagacaatatatattactaaattaataattgtaaacaaaatggtaaaataagattattaaggattagaatctacaaaatataagttcaataatatttataagtacattgattcccaagttttagtgatagttaaaataaattaaactatcattttacaaatagatttataattttaagcacaaattacttctaaaaagataagatttttcttcacttttcaaaattataatttcaaaacatttagtgtaaatcaatctaatgaaataacaaataaatcaatgaacattatttataagacaaaacataatatttttgttctaagcatggatgtgtacaatttaatgacacatcttatacaaagaatattatgtttttgcactaatgaagaacaaagtgtaaatatgcgctaacaatccaaaatacatgatatttaagatgaaagaagatattttaagaagaaaatttcataaactttgttgcacaaaatgtgaaatcaacatataaaataaatactatctagttacgtattgtttcatcatcaccttaataatcttaaaaggattagaaactcataactagaatagcaaatacacactaaaaattacaaacataaataggaaaatttggaggagaaacccccaaattattcctctaaaaatacatagaaaaataacaaaaaagaagaagaagatgaagagaatggagatgTTTTGAAATGTatagaatttttggtatggtaacctcttcCCCAAATTGacaccccaaatcccttatttatagccaaaaaatgagcattaaaataatcaatttaaattaattaaattgattaaattaattataatatggcaaatagagataaattatagggtgtaataatgatgtttttgggtaaaatgtgtagaaaaatgccaattttccttcatttttcttgctttttcaagagcaaaaaatacaacaacttctcaacaaaaataaacataaattaaattaaaactaaatattttcgataataaaatatacaacataagttccatgaaaatattaattaaaacttaattcatTTAAACGTTTAAggtcaaaattgcatctttttacttctaacttaacaatactaatttcaaataattaaactacaacattttgcaacaaaataactataaatatacacaaaaatctataaaattaaaataaacctaataaattcaaaattatttaaaaacttaataaatcaattaaaaactcaataattaaacaacaattagcacataaaaagtggtaaaataactctattttgtagagttatcaccaaTCTCACTGCTCCAATCTCTTACAAAGGCAAAGAGAAATTAGTAGTAGGTAATGGTTCTTCccttaaaattcaaaatattggtcACTCTCTCATTCAGACCAGTCGAGCCTTACATCTTAAGAATATTCTTCATGTACCTGATATTAAGAAAAATCTCATAAGCATTTCTCAATTTACCTATGATAATAATGTCTCAATTGAGTTTACTGCTAACTCTTGTTTTGTGAAGGATCTGTCTACGAAACAGGTTCTACTTCAGGGCAAACTAAATGAAGGGCTCTACCAACTGATGCTTCCCACTGCCTCCCAAAATCGTTCAACTCTACCTACTACAAATAAACGTTCTACTTCACATTCCCGAGCTACTGCTCTTTCAGCAACTGTTCCAAATTTCCAAAATGCAAATAAATGTTGTACCTCTTCTCATACAACTTCTTGTAAGTCCTATCGGGTTGCTAATCTGTGGCACAACCGACTTGGGCATCCTTCAAATGTTGTTCTCAAAAAGGTTCTGAATAGAATAAAACTTGGTTGTTCAGTTTCAAAATGTACATTCTGTGATGCATGTCAGTATTGTAAAAATCGCTTAATGAATTTCCCAAGCTCATCTTTAAAAACTAATGCTCCATTACAATTAGTTCATTCAGATCTTTGGGGTCCAGCACCTATTTTATCACCCGAGGGTTATCGGTTCTACATTCTCTTTGTAGATGATTACACCAAATACTCCTGGATTTATCCACTAAGACAAAAATCTGAAGCATATAACACTTTTCTTGTGTTCAAAACCTTTGTTGAGAAACAACTAAATTAAGATATTAAGTGTCTTCAAACTGATTTGgggggggtggggggggggggggggggggggagtttcAACCCTTTCAAGTTCGCCTACAACAAATGGGAATAGAGTTTAGACATCCTTGCCCACATACTCATCAACAACAAGGTAGGGTAGAGAGAAAACATAGGCATGTCACTGAGGTTGGCCTTAATTTGTTAGCTCAGGCTCGATTACCATTACTTTTTTGGTGGGAGTCTTTTGTTTCTATTGTATACTTGTTGACGGTgtgaactcgtcaacgaagttaagttggaaaaattatcaaattaaaatcgctaattggaaagctatgaaaacttgaacaataactcaagaacaatggaataacaacaatggggaattcagtatctcattcacactaatgtcttTGCTACAGTtaaatttccaaccccccttcaggtggccttggaattcaatttatagtaggctctaacggccttaggtacatagtggtccaggggaccaaacggtacaaacgtactgtactaggggagtggcttaagaggttgtggctgtacatcccgtacaggagcaggtgtcagggggatgtctccactacttgtctgtactccttcttgaggcgtggtagcaggcgtgttggcgcaggaggtagtggtgtcggctctgacccatggccgtagacgtacggaccacgatcctcgctggcactggcatccgtacctagtacccggtcgtacaaatatgtctcattcgactcattctggatctactaagcatagggactttgaggttgtgaaaaaggggatctttggtgtccgtattggccgtggcgttgaataggggtcttgggcccatgcGCATCAAGTCACGGtgtgtcggcctcctgagaagatggcgggctggtggacctcccggggcgcgcgcgcgggaccttgcgcggcctcgcgcacggggcgccattggcggcctcgcagcctccttcggccccgcgcatgggcatggtaggagtggcccaagggcctcgctgaatagggcgcctcgccctatggtggcctcgctaaataaggcacctcgcccctagggtggcctcgctaaataaggCACCTCGCGGAATAGGGTGCCTCGCcccctaggatggcctcgcggaatagggcgcctcgccccctaggatggcctcgcggaacaaggcacctcgcccctaTGGTGGCCTCGCTAAGTAAGGCACctcgccccctacgatggcctcgctaAATAAGGCACCTCGCGGAATAGGATGCCTCGCcccctaggatggcctcgcggaatagggcgcctcgccccctaggatggcctcgcggaacaaggcacctcgcccctaTGGTGGCCTCGCTAAGTAAGGCACctcgccccctacgatggcctcgctaAATAAGGCACCTCGCGGAATAGGGTGCCTCGCcccctaggatggcctcgcggaatagggcgcctcgtcCCCTAGGATGGTCACGCGACATGGCAGCctcgcgacttggtggcctcgcggaacagcGTCCTCGCGAGACGGGATGGTCTCGTAGATCAGGGGGGTCTCGCCCATCTGATGGCCATGCGaaatggggggggggggagtacgcccaggtgacgaccttgcattttcccttgatgagattatgagcatcaacaataCTTAATAAATATGCTTCCTACTGTTGTCAATCAATTCAACTCGCCTTTTGAGTAAATATATAACTACCCCCTAGACTATAAATACTTAAAAGTATTTGGGTGTGCCTGTTTTCCATATCTTAGACCCTACAATTCACAAAAATTCCAATTCAAAACTTCTAAATGTGTGTTTTTAGGGTACAATCCTCATCATAAGGGTTATCATTGCTTACACCCTACTGGCAAAATTTATATTTCTAGGACTGTCAATTTCAATGAAAACGAGTTTCCTTACTTAGAATTATTTTCCAGGCCTTCGGACTCTCACTCATCTTTGTTTCAGCAACACTTTTCCTCACCAATCTTTGTTATTCCTCAAACATCTTTTCTATCATCACATATTCCTTCCAACATAGGTCCATTAAATAGTGCTACCACTTCTCATTCCATTGACTCTCCTAGTTTTAATACATCACACTCAAATTCTCACTCAAGCTAAGTTGGTATCTCTGATCCGCCACAAGTAGATCCTGTTCCAGCAGTAGATACTTCTCCACAAGAGGTACACTCTTCATCCTTTTCACCTCCTCATTTCTCCAATATATCCACAACTGATGGAACCAATGCAGAGATACAATCTTCTATAACAGTTCCAACTGTTCCACCACCGATTCTCAATACTCACTCTATGCAAACAAGATCAAAGTCAGGCATTTCTAAACCAAAGGTCTATGTTGCAGCTGGTTCTAATAACATTTTATTTGAGGAACCAACTTTAGTGAAGCAAGCCTTGACTATACCTAGCTGGAAAGATGCCATGACCTCTGAATATGATGCCTTAGTCAGAAACAAAACATGGACTTTGGTTCCCTACAATGATGATATTCATGTGGTTAATTGCAAATGGGTTTCTTGCACAAAATATAAGATTGATGGTACCTTGGACAAGTTTAAAGCACGATTGGTAGCAAAAGGTTTTCAACAAACTCCTGGCTTAGACTATACAGATAGTTTTAGTGCAGTGGTAAAAGCTTCAACTATCAGAGTTGTCCTCTCTTTAGCTATCACATATGGCTGGGATATTCAACAAATTGATGTGAACAATGCCTTCCTTAATGGCAGCCTCCAAGAAAGAGTTTATATGAAGCAACCTACAGGCTTTGTTGACAAACAATTTCCTAATCATGTTTGCTTGTTACACAACGCCATTTATGGGCTCAAACAAGCTCCAAGAGCTTGGTTTGAACAACTCCAAAGTGCTTTACTTGACTAGGGTATTAAGTGTTCACCTTCAGATACCTCTCTTTTTTATACTACACTTGCTGGTTCTTCTCTTCTTCTGTTAGTCTATGTAGACGACATTTTAATAACAGGTCCAAACACAATAATAATTTTGCAGCTCATTGCTCATCTCCACTCCAAGTTTGCTCTCAAGTCTCTTGGTTCCATCAGCTACTTCTTAGGATTTGAAGTTGGTCACACTACCACAGGCCTCCATCTTACTCAAACTAAGTATGCTACTAAGCTTCTACACAAGACAAATCTACAAAATTCTAAACCAGTTCCTACTCCAATGATTCTTGGAAACAAACTCAGCCTTGGAGATTGTTCCCTCTATGAAAAACCAGAGGTTTATAGAAGCATCATTGGAGCTCTACAATATCTAACATTGACTAGACCTGACATTTCCTACCAATATCTAACATTGGAGCTCTAATTAACTGAGTCAATTTATTAAAGCTCCTACGGTCAACCATTGGAATGCCTGCAAAAGAATACTTCGATATGTTAATGGCACACTCAATCTGGGTCTTCATTTCACACCAGCATCTCACTTAACAATTGAAGCCTATTCTAATGCAGATTGGGCATCTAGTTTGGATGACAGGAAATCTACAAGTGGCTTCTGTCTGTTTCTGGGAGGAAATCTAATCAGCTGGGGTTCATAGAAACAAAATGTTGTTGCTCGCTGAAGTACTGAATCAGAGTACCGTGCACTTGCTTCAGCTGCAACTGAACTTGTGTGGCCCACCTCCTCACTCACCGAAATTGGTATTCACATTTCAGTGTTGCCTATTTTATGGTGTGACAATCAAGGGGCTCAAGCTCTGGCATTAAACCCAATTTTCCACTAAAGAACCAAACATATAGAAGTTGATATTCACTACATACAAACCCAAATAGCTGAAAAGAAGTTGGAGATTCGCTACATTCCTTCTGTTGAGCAACCTGCTGACTTGTTTACTAAGTCTATCTCCCCTCCTaagtttgaatatttttgtaacaagCTCCATTTATAGTACTCTAAATATAGCTTGAGGGGGGTGTTAGGCAACCGACTCTAATTGGTTATGAGTCAGTTACTTAACAGCTGGTTTGTTGTAACAGAATGAGCTGTCCAATTCTGTTTTGATAACAGAATTCA
The Humulus lupulus chromosome 6, drHumLupu1.1, whole genome shotgun sequence DNA segment above includes these coding regions:
- the LOC133783137 gene encoding histone H4, which encodes MSGRGKGGKGLGKGGAKRHRKVLRDNIQGITKPAIRRLARRGGVKRISGLIYEETRGVLKIFLENVIRDAVTYTEHARRKTVTAMDVVYALKRQGRTLYGFGG